In Mangifera indica cultivar Alphonso chromosome 1, CATAS_Mindica_2.1, whole genome shotgun sequence, a single genomic region encodes these proteins:
- the LOC123217424 gene encoding transcription factor MYB1-like, which produces MEAERERAIQVGGGEAAAESLCDGGGSGDDSVVVVGEGSRKGSKDRVKGAWSPQEDTILSNLISKFGARNWSLIARGISGRSGKSCRLRWCNQLDPAVKRKPFTDEEDQIIITAHAIHGNKWAVIARLLPGRTDNAIKNHCNSTLGRRALELGRVKKFESGSIMEDTNMDRTKASSEETLSCGDANSFKSLEGKDVCSLEILDNQCENNTISEVPSNLEHELIEQPTLFRPQARVCAFNVYNTVDGPEIASLYPRQTPMQGPLGQASLSDAGICKMIEGGYSERTVPHLCGYGCCGIQCGGNCQNSLMGPEFLEFSEPPSFPSYELAAIATDISNLAWMKSGLENSNMRMMDDAAGRIRTNGSIAKG; this is translated from the exons atggaaGCAGAGAGGGAAAGAGCAATCCAAGTCGGCGGTGGAGAAGCTGCAGCCGAGAGCTTATGTGACGGCGGCGGAAGCGGCGACGATTCTGTAGTAGTTGTCGGAGAGGGAAGCAGAAAAGGCAGCAAAGACCGAGTGAAGGGGGCTTGGTCGCCCCAAGAGGACACAATATTGAGCAACCTTATTAGCAAGTTCGGCGCGAGGAATTGGAGCTTGATCGCCCGAGGAATTTCCGGTCGCTCCGGCAAGTCTTGTCGGCTCAGGTGGTGTAACCAGCTTGACCCAGCCGTTAAACGCAAGCCATTTACTG ATGAGGaagatcaaattattattacagCTCACGCTATCCATGGAAACAAATGGGCTGTCATTGCTAGGCTTCTACCTGGGAGGACAGATAATGCTATTAAGAACCACTGCAATTCCACTCTAGGGCGTCGGGCACTGGAACTTGGCAGGGTAAAGAAGTTCGAATCTGGAAGTATCATGGAGGATACCAACATGGATAGGACCAAAGCATCATCTGAAGAAACTCTCTCTTGTGGTGATGCAAATTCGTTTAAATCCTTGGAGGGAAAAGATGTATGCTCTTTGGAAATTTTGGATAATCAATGTGAAAACAACACCATATCAGAGGTTCCATCTAATCTTGAGCATGAACTAATAGAACAACCTACTCTTTTCCGTCCACAGGCACGTGTATGTGCTTTCAATGTTTACAATACTGTAGATGGCCCAGAGATTGCTTCACTGTATCCAAGGCAAACCCCAATGCAAGGACCTCTAGGTCAAGCATCACTGTCAGATGCTGGGATCTGCAAAATGATTGAGGGAGGATACAGTGAGCGGACGGTGCCTCACTTGTGTGGCTATGGCTGTTGTGGGATACAATGTGGTGGAAATTGTCAAAACTCTTTGATGGGACCTGAATTTTTGGAATTCTCAGAACCTCCAAGTTTTCCAAGTTATGAATTGGCTGCCATAGCCACAGACATAAGCAACCTTGCTTGGATGAAAAGTGGATTGGAGAATAGTAATATGAGAATGATGGATGATGCAGCAGGTAGGATAAGAACCAATGGATCAATTGCAAAGGGTTGA
- the LOC123216139 gene encoding laccase-7: MARSIGLLVCAFVLVACSSMASAAIVEHTFHVQNLTIGRLCNQQVITAVNGSLPGPTIRVHEGDTLIVHVFNKSPYNLTIHWHGIFQILSGWADGPSMVTQCPIRPGGKYTYKFTIINQEGTLWWHAHVSWLRATVYGALIIRPRAGQAYPFPKPHKEVPILLGEWWNANVVDVENQALATGGGPNVSDAYTINGRPGDLYPCSQNQTYKLKVKHGETYLLRIINAALNNQLFFKIANHNLTVVAVDAAYTTPKVTDVVVIAPGQTTDVLLKANQPAGSYYMAAHAYSSSPFPFDNTTTRAIIEYQGSNSATPIMPVLPAFNDTPTAHSFYSNLTSLEGCPHWVPVPRHVDEHMFVAFGLALEPCVTNATCQGLNGQRFSASMNNQSFQLPTSLSMLQAFFFNNENGVYTADFPNKPPVTFDFTNSSFNNATSLLFAPKSTRVKKLKFNSTVEIVLQNTALITTENHPMHLHGFDFYVLAQGFGNYNKTRDRKKYNLVNPQRRNTIAVPVGGWAVIRFTANNPGVWFLHCHLDVHLPWGLATAFAVENGPTPSTTLPPPPEDLPYC; encoded by the exons ATGGCACGTTCTATAGGTCTGCTAGTGTGTGCTTTTGTGCTTGTGGCTTGTTCTTCAATGGCTTCTGCGGCAATCGTGGAGCACACATTTCAT GTGCAAAACTTGACCATCGGACGGTTGTGCAATCAGCAAGTGATAACTGCTGTAAACGGAAGTCTCCCTGGCCCAACCATACGCGTTCATGAGGGTGACACCCTTATTGTTCATGTCTTCAACAAATCACCCTATAATCTTACCATCCACTG GCATGGAATATTTCAAATACTCAGTGGGTGGGCAGATGGACCTAGCATGGTAACTCAATGTCCAATAAGACCTGGAGGTAAATACACCTACAAATTTACGATCATCAACCAGGAAGGGACCCTGTGGTGGCATGCTCACGTCTCATGGCTGCGCGCCACCGTCTACGGTGCTCTTATCATTCGCCCAAGAGCTGGTCAAGCCTATCCATTCCCTAAACCTCACAAGGAAGTTCCCATCTTACTGG GTGAGTGGTGGAATGCCAATGTTGTCGATGTTGAGAACCAGGCTCTCGCCACTGGTGGTGGTCCTAATGTTTCCGATGCTTACACCATTAATGGAAGGCCCGGAGACCTCTACCCTTGCTCTCAAAATC AAACATACAAGCTCAAGGTGAAACATGGAGAGACTTATCTGTTGCGTATAATCAACGCTGCACTCAATAACCAGCTCTTCTTCAAGATAGCTAATCACAATTTAACAGTGGTGGCCGTCGACGCCGCTTACACAACGCCAAAGGTCACCGACGTTGTGGTGATTGCCCCTGGCCAGACCACCGACGTCCTCCTCAAGGCCAACCAGCCAGCGGGCTCTTATTACATGGCGGCTCATGCTTATTCTAGCTCGCCATTCCCCTTCGATAACACTACCACCAGAGCCATCATCGAATACCAAGGTTCAAACTCAGCCACTCCGATCATGCCAGTCCTTCCAGCTTTCAACGACACGCCAACCGCTCACAGCTTCTACAGTAACTTAACCAGCTTAGAAGGGTGCCCCCACTGGGTCCCCGTGCCACGTCATGTGGACGAGCATATGTTTGTGGCCTTTGGATTGGCGCTGGAACCTTGCGTAACAAACGCCACGTGTCAAGGTCTAAACGGTCAACGATTCTCTGCTAGTATGAACAACCAGTCCTTCCAGCTCCCAACAAGTCTGTCAATGTTGCAagccttcttcttcaacaatgaGAACGGAGTCTACACGGCCGATTTCCCCAACAAGCCGCCTGTTACGTTTGACTTCACAAATAGCAGTTTCAACAACGCCACGTCACTTCTGTTTGCACCAAAGTCGACGAGGGTCAaaaaactcaagttcaattcgACAGTGGAGATTGTCCTGCAAAACACGGCTTTGATCACAACAGAGAATCATCCCATGCACCTTCACGGTTTTGACTTCTACGTGTTGGCTCAAGGGTTTGGAAACTATAACAAAACGAGGGATAGGAAAAAATACAATCTCGTCAACCCACAAAGGCGAAACACCATTGCTGTACCAGTTGGAGGCTGGGCTGTCATCAGATTCACCGCAAATAATCCAg GTGTTTGGTTCTTGCACTGTCATTTGGACGTTCACTTGCCCTGGGGTTTGGCTACAGCTTTTGCAGTGGAAAACGGACCGACGCCGTCGACTACGCTGCCTCCACCTCCAGAGGATCTGCCCTACTGTTAG
- the LOC123215671 gene encoding uncharacterized protein LOC123215671, which translates to MASPAIKLPLLLFIFASFFLRAALGGIVCDDLPTDVCAFSISSSGKRCLLETDYENHGSVECKTSEVVVTNMADYIETDECVRACGVDRNSVGISSDALLEPQFTSKLCSPDCYQKCPNIIDLYFNLAAGEGAFLPDVCRQHRRNPRRIMLVQLFSSSSEADTTTTATPISTESSKAALGPAFAPAISPSPAPF; encoded by the exons ATGGCTTCCCCTGCAATCAAGTTGCCATTGCTTCTCTTCATCTTTGCTTCCTTCTTTCTCCGTGCAGCTCTAG GTGGAATTGTTTGTGATGATTTGCCAACGGATGTTTGTGCATTTTCAATATCGTCTTCTGGAAAGAGATGTTTACTGGAGACTGACTATGAAAATCATGGAAGTGTGGAGTGCAAAACATCTGAAGTTGTTGTAACGAACATGGCTGATTATATTGAGACTGATGAATGTGTGCGAGCTTGTGGCGTCGATAGAAACTCTGTTGGGATTTCCTCAGATGCTCTCCTAGAACCACAATTCACTTCCAAGCTTTGTTCGCCGGATTGTTACCAGAAGTGCCCCAACATTATTGATCTTTACTTCAATTTGGCTGCCGGCGAAG GAGCTTTCTTGCCAGATGTTTGCCGGCAGCACCGAAGGAACCCTCGCAGAATAATGTTAGTCCAGCTTTTTTCAAGCTCCAGCGAAGCCGACACCACCACCACCGCAACCCCCATTTCAACTGAATCATCCAAAGCTGCACTCGGCCCTGCTTTTGCTCCTGCTATTTCACCATCCCCAGCTCCCTTTTag
- the LOC123195213 gene encoding fructose-1,6-bisphosphatase, chloroplastic-like, with protein sequence MVAAAAATSSSQLLLSSSRSLSHLFPYQPCGFDTKALVSCPSNCNSIDVKRRHVGAAGVKCMAVGTASEAETKKKKSVFEIQTLTNWLLKQEQAGFIDAELTIVLSSISLACKQIASLVQRASISSLTGVQGAVNVQGEDQKKLDVVSNEVFSNCLRSSGRTGIIASEEEDVPVAVEASYSGNYIVVFDPLDGSSNIDAAVSTGSIFGIYSPNDECLADISDDANLDSAEQRCIVNVCQPGSNLLAAGYCMYSSSVIFVLTLGNGVFAFTLDPMYGEFVLTQENIQIPKSGKIYAFNEGNYQLWDDKLRKYIDDLKDPGPSGKPYSARYIGSLVGDFHRTLLYGGIYGYPRDKKSKNGKLRLLYECAPMSFIVEQAGGKGSDGHRRVLDIQPTEIHQRVPLFIGSQEEVEKVEKYLA encoded by the exons ATGGTGGCAGCAGCAGCAGCTACATCTTCTTCACAGCTTCTTCTTTCAAGCTCTCGTTCTCTTTCTCATCTCTTCCCCTATCAACCATGTGGGTTTGACACCAAAGCCCTTGTCTCCTGTCCCAGCAACTGCAACAGCATCGATGTCAAGAGAAGGCATGTGGGTGCTGCTGGTGTCAAGTGCATGGCCGTTGGGACGGCGTCGGAGGCTGaaaccaagaagaagaaaagtgtgTTTGAGATTCAAACACTCACGAACTGGTTGTTGAAGCAGGAACAAGCTGGTTTTATTGATGCAGAACTGACAATTGTGCTTTCAAGCATTTCCTTGGCTTGTAAGCAGATTGCCTCATTGGTTCAGAGAGCTAGCATTTCTAGCTTGACTGGAGTTCAAGGTGCTGTCAATGTTCAAGGGGAGGACCAAAAGAAGCTTGATGTTGTTTCAAATGAG GTGTTCTCTAATTGCTTGAGATCAAGTGGACGAACTGGGATTATAGCATCAGAGGAGGAAGATGTACCAGTGGCAGTTGAAGCGAGTTACTCTGGAAACTATATTGTGGTATTTGATCCACTTGATGGATCTTCCAACATTGATGCTGCTGTATCCACTGGATCCATCTTTGGTATTTACAGTCCTAACGATGAGTGCCTAGCCGATATCAGTGATGATGCTAAT CTCGACTCAGCAGAACAAAGATGTATTGTAAACGTGTGCCAGCCAGGAAGTAACCTGCTTGCTGCTGGCTACTGCATGTATTCAAGCTCTGTGATCTTTGTGTTAACTCTAGGAAATGGTGTCTTTGCATTCACCTTGGACCCCATGTATGGAGAGTTTGTTTTAACTCAAGAGAACATCCAGATACCAAAATCTGGAAAAATATATGCGTTTAATGAAGGGAATTACCAGCTTTGGGATGACAAGTTGAGGAAGTACATTGATGATCTTAAAGATCCAGGTCCCAGTGGCAAGCCTTATTCTGCTAGGTACATTGGTAGCCTGGTTGGTGACTTCCATCGGACCCTTCTGTATGGTGGCATTTATGGGTACCCCAGAGACAAGAAGAGCAAGAATGGGAAGCTGAGGCTCTTGTATGAGTGTGCACCGATGAGCTTCATAGTGGAACAAGCTGGAGGGAAAGGATCAGACGGCCATCGAAGAGTACTTGACATCCAACCAACTGAG ATACATCAGCGAGTTCCACTCTTCATTGGAAGTCAGGAGGAAGTGGAGAAAGTGGAGAAGTACTTAGCTTAA